GATTTTTAGGCGATCAATTCCAGAAGTGGAATTCATCATTTGGTTTGCCTTTTCTTCTAATGTTAATCTAGATATTAAATCTTGTACACGTTCATCAATAGAAAGCGATGGGTTATAAAAAGGAAACTCAAAATTGGTTGGTGGAATTTTATTGTCAACAGTGCTTATTGTCTCAGAATTGTCATTTTTACATGATACTAAAATTAGTAAAATGAAAACGGACTTATTAATAAAAATGAAAGCTGTCTTTATCATGATAGTTGGCTATTTAATTAAGTTTAAGTTGTGAACTTCTAATAAAAATACTTAAAATTATTTTTCAAAAGATTATTTATTTAATTTACGCAACCGATTGCAAATTAAAAAAAAAATTTATCTTTACACTAAATTAGTGTGAATATTATGAATTCGTTTAAACGAATTCTATGTTAATTAAAACCAATGATATGTTTAGAATGAATAATTTTTGCTTCATAATAAAGTCCATGTTAAAGAAGTATGGTTTAATATTGGTGTTGCAATTTCTGGTTTGTTTTAAATCTTATTCGAACAATGGATATAGGTTATGGTTGCAATACAGTTATATTGAAAATGAACAAATACGATCAAATTATCAATCAACTATTAAAAGAATAATTCCTTTAGGAGATTCTGAAACAATAAATGTAGGGCTAAAAGAACTTGAGTTGGGACTGAATGGCATGCTTGGTTCTGGATTTTTAGCAGATACAGAAAATATGGTAGCTAATTCCTTGATGTTTGGATCTAGAACATCTTTAAATGAAGATATTATACGCCAATTGGGAAATGCTTTTAACGAAATAAATAATGAAGGTTTCATAATTAAAACCATTTTAATTAAAGGTAAAAACCATATTGTTATTACCGGAAAAACGGATGTTGGTGTACTGTATGGTGTTTATAATTTTTTACAATTGCTGCAAACCAATAAATCCATAGAAAAGTTAAACATTATCGATTCGCCAAAACTAAAAATTCGTGTACTAAACCATTGGGATAACTTGGACAGAACTGTAGAAAGAGGTTATGCAGGTTCCTCCATTTGGGATTGGCATCGTTTACCGGATTATATAGACCAACGTTATATAGATTATGCCCGAGCCAATGCATCCATAGGGATTAATGGGACTGTTTTAAACAATGTTAACGCCAATGCCCTTATTTTAGCGCCAAAATATTTAGAAAAAGTAGAAGCATTAGCGACTGTTTTTAGACCTTACGGAATAAAAGTATATCTAACAGCACGTTTTTCGGCACCTATTGAAATTGGTGGATTAGAAACAGCCGATCCTTATGACCCAGAAGTCATTAAATGGTGGAGCGATAAAACCAAGGAAATTTACAATCGAATTCCTGATTTTGGAGGTTTTTTGGTTAAAGCAAATTCCGAAGGGCAACCAGGGCCACAAAATTACGATAGAAACCATGTTGATGGTGCCAATATGCTAGCAGGTGCGTTGGAACCATTTGGAGGTATTGTCATGTGGCGTGCCTTTGTGTATTCTGAACATGATACTACAGACAGGGCTAAACAGGCTTTTTCTGAATTTGTGCCTTATGATGGACAATTTAAAGATAATGTGCTTATTCAAGTTAAAAACGGCGCGATAGATTTTCAACCTCGCGAACCATTTCATCCTATGTTTGGAGCCATGCCTAAAACACCATTAATGATGGAGTTTCAGATTACCCAAGAATATTTAGGCTTTAGTACCCATTCTATATTTCTACCAAAATTATTTGAAGAAGTTTTAAAAGCAGATACCTATAGAGAAGGCAAAGGATCTACAGTTGCCAAGGATATTGATGGATCGCTTCATAACAAAAAACTAACCGGCATTGCTGGGGTTAGCAATATTGGTAATGCTATTAATTGGACAGGGAATACCATGCTTCAGGCCAATTGGTATGGCTTTGGAAGACTTGCCTGGAATCCTTATTTAACTTCAGAAGAGATAGCCGAGGAATGGTTGCGATTAACATTTTCTAACAACGATAATTTTGTAAAGCCCGTTAAAAATATGATGCTAAATTCTAGAGAAGCCGTAGTGAATTACATGACGCCTTTGGGCTTGCACCATATTATGGATACAGGACATCATTACGGTCCTGGGCCTTGGGTATCAAATCTTTCGCGCCCCGAATGGAATCCTGTATATTATCATAAAGCGGATTCTTTAGGAATTGGTTTTGATCGCACACCTACAGGAAGTCATGCAACCGCACAATATGCACCTGAAGTGGCTTCAAGATTCAATAATATTGAAACCTGTCCGGAAGAATATTTACTATGGTTCCATCATGTGCCATGGGATTATAAATTAAAAAATGGAGAAACACTTTGGGATGGTATGGCATTAAAATATCAAGAAGGTGTTAATGAAGTAGCAGCCATGATAAACACTTGGGAAGATATGGAACCCTATGTTGATGAAGAACGATTTAATGAAGTTAAAATGCTGTTACATATTC
This genomic window from Mariniflexile sp. TRM1-10 contains:
- a CDS encoding alpha-glucuronidase family glycosyl hydrolase: MLKKYGLILVLQFLVCFKSYSNNGYRLWLQYSYIENEQIRSNYQSTIKRIIPLGDSETINVGLKELELGLNGMLGSGFLADTENMVANSLMFGSRTSLNEDIIRQLGNAFNEINNEGFIIKTILIKGKNHIVITGKTDVGVLYGVYNFLQLLQTNKSIEKLNIIDSPKLKIRVLNHWDNLDRTVERGYAGSSIWDWHRLPDYIDQRYIDYARANASIGINGTVLNNVNANALILAPKYLEKVEALATVFRPYGIKVYLTARFSAPIEIGGLETADPYDPEVIKWWSDKTKEIYNRIPDFGGFLVKANSEGQPGPQNYDRNHVDGANMLAGALEPFGGIVMWRAFVYSEHDTTDRAKQAFSEFVPYDGQFKDNVLIQVKNGAIDFQPREPFHPMFGAMPKTPLMMEFQITQEYLGFSTHSIFLPKLFEEVLKADTYREGKGSTVAKDIDGSLHNKKLTGIAGVSNIGNAINWTGNTMLQANWYGFGRLAWNPYLTSEEIAEEWLRLTFSNNDNFVKPVKNMMLNSREAVVNYMTPLGLHHIMDTGHHYGPGPWVSNLSRPEWNPVYYHKADSLGIGFDRTPTGSHATAQYAPEVASRFNNIETCPEEYLLWFHHVPWDYKLKNGETLWDGMALKYQEGVNEVAAMINTWEDMEPYVDEERFNEVKMLLHIQYKEAKWWRDACLLYFQQFSGKELPQGVEKPTKTLDYFQSLKFPFAPGN